A genomic segment from Cyprinus carpio isolate SPL01 chromosome A4, ASM1834038v1, whole genome shotgun sequence encodes:
- the LOC122140026 gene encoding cadherin-related family member 5-like: MLMPWRLFLCQMALNIFYHIAKASLCLGGQDIFATVRENSPTGEFIANLSINGDPGASSIRLCLTGENADWFYLEGRTIRLNSSFSRILDREVLGSVLIAALTCYEDDIIRSRYRIMLEILNENDNMPYFLEETIQPRYISELLTVNSMVFTVKARDGDGDTITYMTDKSTADASYFKIDLPNSGMVILDKPLDYETKTQLQVVIFAVETNTKEKYSTSATVTVNVLDGDDQYPQFQPCAPVYEDGDHNICTNPVYSVNITEAEEDAVLYFSPGPIHAEDGDKDILTPLVYSILSGDDNGRFTIDSKTGEISLRQRVENRLLTPSFRLRIMAAQVNDPKKYSVATALVHVVSKNRFPPIFNKTIYKGFLIESSSPATLVTTYGNQVLVVQAIDRDFRDGINPKIHYTMQPLTGSNKLYHITQDGIVIAKTDRLRAFDRHILEVIATDEESGETAHASVDIEVLQRGQPGKCT, translated from the exons ATGTTGATGCCATGGAGATTGTTCCTCTGCCAGATGGCACTGAACATATTCTATCACATCGCAAAAG CCAGCTTATGCCTTGGTGGTCAAGACATATTTGCCACGGTCAGAGAGAACAGTCCCACTGGAGAGTTCATAGCCAACCTCAGTATCAACGGAGACCCTGGAGCCAGTAGCATCCGCTTGTGTCTCACTGGAGAAAACGCTGACTGGTTTTACCTTGAAGGCCGAACAATCCGACTCAACTCGTCGTTTTCAAGGATCTTAGATCGAGAG GTGCTGGGATCAGTTCTGATAGCTGCTTTGACATGTTATGAAGATGATATAATCAGG AGTCGATATCGAATCATGTTGGAAATATTGAATGAAAATGACAACATGCCATATTTCCTTGAAGAAACAATTCAACCACGATATATAAGTGAG TTGCTGACTGTAAACTCGATGGTGTTCACAGTAAAAGCTAGAGATGGCGATGGAGACACGATCACTTATATGACCGACAAATCTACA GCCGATGCCAGCTATTTTAAGATTGATCTGCCCAACAGCGGGATGGTGATCCTGGATAAACCATTGGACTATGAGACTAAAACCCAACTGCAGGTGGTCATATTTGCTGTG GAAACGAACACAAAAGAGAAGTATAGCACATCAGCTACAGTCACAGTGAATGTTCTAGACGGTGATGACCAGTATCCTCAGTTTCAGCCATGTGCACCTGTTTATGAAGATGGAGATCATAATATCTGCACCAATCCTGTGTACAGTGTTAACATCACAGAGGCAGAAGAG GATGCTGTGCTTTATTTTTCTCCGGGTCCCATTCATGCTGAAGACGGAGACAAAGACATACTGACTCCTCTAGTCTACAGTATTTTGTCAG GTGATGACAATGGCAGATTTACAATCGACTCTAAAACAGGAGAAATCTCTCTCCGGCAACGTGTAGAAAACAGACTCCTCACACCTTCATTCAGACTCCGCATAATG GCTGCGCAGGTGAACGACCCAAAGAAATATTCGGTGGCGACGGCACTGGTGCATGTGGTGTCGAAGAACCGATTTCCTCCAATCTTCAACAAAACCATCTACAAAGGGTTCCTCATCGAGAGTTCCAGTCCTGCTACACTGGTCACTACCTACGGGAACCAAGTCCTGGTAGTCCAGGCTATCGACAGGGACTTCAGAGAT GGAATAAACCCAAAAATCCATTACACAATGCAGCCCTTGACAGGTAGCAACAAACTGTACCACATTACCCAGGATGGCATTGTGATTGCAAAGACAGACCGGCTCAGAGCATTCGACAGACACATTCTGGAG gtgATTGCAACAGATGAAGAGTCAGGTGAGACGGCCCATGCTTCAGTCGATATTGAAGTGCTGCAGAGGGGACAACCAGGTAAATGCACTTAA